A region of the Phaseolus vulgaris cultivar G19833 chromosome 11, P. vulgaris v2.0, whole genome shotgun sequence genome:
gacgctccttatgtagccgctcctcatcatggcctagacgctcctcttcatgggctagacgctccttttttagtctagacgctcctcatcataggctagaccgtctagtcttggaggcttggctttcatcgtgtggtgagcttgggccctcctccatcatcccctccctcttgaaaaggatttctcctcaaatccaaagctttttcttcaactaggggaatggttgtggctggatggtgtccatcatctcctccttcgggaaaagatctatcctcagatctacagacttgatctcggatagcaaccttttgcttcgccaaagcttgtcctcctggatcaaacgtccacctatagaaataatcaaataaggcataggtgttagtttgcaaattaattttactaggttgtgtgtggtctctaatcatcttatgtattttaaaaggttcatttgtggttactttctctttaggcataaatcctatagaagatggtaacaacttaaaaggagaaagatgattgaacccacacataactttaaaagtagaaatataagtagttttgtgaactactttatggtatgtttgctcacctctagagttgtgtgtgcacttcatgattattctaggcatagtagaaagagctagattttcaaatatattttgaccatgcgtttgaggatgataagaatttaaagtgtgcaatttagttgcaagttttccaaaggaaatcctcaaatcatggtttgcgaaatttggaactctattcaacactatgcttgaagataaaccatgaagatgtatcacttctctagagaagagtttatccataaccatgaagattgaatcacaaccttttgttgtcctagggagttttaataggaaatttatatcttcccaaggatcatttgcaaaaggtgaaggagtatagagtttatgagacattgccttgggcgtattttgaaaacaagaattgtacctaaggtaatgtctttgaacttcttttctcatggggggcaaaagttttccttttaaaagctctagagttttatcaactctaatttgtcccatgagttctccttcatgaagactttttctcttatgtgtaaggatagtctcattgtgacaaccattgtttataaggatttgtacactttgcaatggttgtctcaataagacatgacaagtttctttaggcactacttcacataaaaaattgtttttgtagatgcttataaaaaacttgacattcacttggtgatatcctagcacatatgagaaataatctatttcatttttatctatgcaagcttcttttaaagactcttctttttcacttaggcttgcaagtgttcctttacaaaaggtaaggctttgaggttgttcaacaagacacatattttcaaaggtatttttaaatctttggtcttgttgaatgaccttgtgggaaggaacactcttctcccacgccttttgttcttcaagggtcttctcatgcttttctttttcttctttttctttagcttccctttcgacttcccctctcttcttttgtatttttctttcctttctttctttatgggaagcaaacaatttttctaccctcatttcccaatctaggcaagcttctatattttcttttccatggaaatggggttggtctaccctaacctctcttgggttttcttgttcttttctatctcctctatgtcttctagggggtgcttgatgataatcatttactctaatgcttccctccccaaaagaatcatgatctttagagatatatgcatgagaaggtaatttttttagaatgtgagacttctcatcctttgctttagtcaaaacattaagtttagtctcactctccaattgtctatatgcaattgattgcacagtttgtgaaacttctttcaaaagagtttttaaagattttaattcacttccaatagactttgtagaatgagaagaagaagacatggctaaagctttgtgtatataggtgttttactttgagaaagtttaggaaagttaaagaaggtagttttccaggtaagggaggtgagtcacaaaggactacttaaataccaagccttttccttgccaaaaactatcctccaatatcttcacacaagactttctcttagtgaaacacttagaacacaaataagttgagaaatcaattttttttttcaatgcaagaaaacaatgtatgctaactaatttaACAAAGCTAGTCAGTTTAACACAAAATAAGCATGCAAAGCGTTACTACTAAGCAAAAAGAAAGACAATCACcaacaattaacaaaattaaacatgcaaaacgtagctatgaaagcaaaagaaaagcaattacaaacaagtaacaattactaatcaagaatgctatactattcggccctaggtgaggcttcttggacactttgagcccttgaagacacactcaccgtctaaacgtaattaacaaggtaattaacaataaaccaagttgcaaaggaaataagagaactccctttgttgatcctctttttggttagtgcacttctttgttgtctttgcttgttgatcttcctagtgtttgtagtgttttaaaaaatgcttgtttcggctttggccttgtcttctccttagaatgatggtctttaattctccaatttccagcacctagaaaagggctaaaccttaaccaaatcaagttcccattcacataagcaccaaagaagaattaaattccagcacccaaattagaggtcaaagaacaaaagcaagaaacaaatttaattgaataaaacagtaccaccaaaaggatttagattgtgacaactagaaagagagtcaattaagtaaagcaaacaaataaaggtactcaattaaaggttggcacacaaaagaattcctaaagaaaagcactagattagatgaccaaataaaaaaaacagcaccactggaaaatgttgtgggccagaaaacgtgtttgttccccgattaatgctgagctgtatttttagaatttggctctgaaatttgttatgcaagatactcaggatcttatctaaaatctggctttggaatcactcaaaacggatgcaccattttgttttaataaattttgcaaaattggtgttcggttatgccagctggagcgcttcagatttgcactctgatcttaaaagatttatcattttttttctgttgcttcttttgacctaattctttttttgtcttttctataacactttaaacttgaattttccagagaatcaaaattttcctatgggtggaaatatttttctgggttaaaacagccaaaacagagaaggtgaaaacaggggaatctgaaaactggaaacaaaaacagcaagataccaaagtttagacacaatggaaatttgtgaaataaaattgtgtagaatctaaacacaatatgaactcaaactaaaaattaaaaaggcaccaaaggagcaaagaacagcagattcaagcaaaataaagagacccaaaatcaagaaacaatcaagccaaataaaaggactactatgaattgttgacaatatggatgaacatgacttgacataacatgtatagattcagaaaattaaagactcaaagcataatatgaaccaaaataatgaaagcaataaagactcgaagcctaaaagaaaatagcaacacaacggtgtatggaatcctatcacaaattgcacaagaacttgttcaagatcaagtgaacaagagtgcttcggttggatcttccacaaagcacaccaagaacaaattaaaatgtaaaaaacagcaagacaagtaaggaaagtaaatgacaatatgaaataaagaagaactaaaattgaaaagacaaggagctactcatcttgaagaaccaaagctcatgataccaaatgatggcattttcatgaagttcttcttgaatcaatgtagagtatggggcggaagcaatgaatgagagtgagcaagatcctcctaagagtggtgttgatcttgtaggtgcatgataggtatgggtattgagtggttcggccagctcaagggaaaagatgaaggaattgaagtttagagcctaggattctagggagaagcaaagttgagcacaaatgggcagcataactttactcacaataaacttgaaaatacaaggtgtaggctcctccttttataggctaaggaggaccataatgcaaccctaatgctagccaaatgaaatgtaaatgtgaagcacatgagtgcacatggcacatgggtgcacaaatgagcacatggggaggggtgtgtctagtttttatgctcaccccccccctccatggtctttctagaatgttcacacaaatatgctttctacactactctaattactaagcacccctaatgggcctttatgtaacaattacaaaggtcttctcttcccaaaaccgtagctttgacccatgtgtatgtgaagctagacggtctagaaggaatcctcatcatggcctagacgctccttatgtagccgctcctcatcatggcctagacgctcctcttcatgggctagacgctcctttttgagtctagacgctcctcatcataggctagaccatctagtcttggaggcttggctttcatcgtgtggtgagcttgggccctcctccatcaaagGATATGAGTGCTTCGGacaagctttattcagatcggtgaaatcgacgcgcatgcgccatttcccattagtcttcttcaccagcacgacatttgccagccattcaaggtactggacttccctgatgtggcctgcagcgaggagtttctgtgtttcgtccctaatcgcctgcctcctctcctcgttgaactttcttcttctttgtcgcactggtcttaccaagttatccatcgccagatgatggcacaagaagtcgggatcgatctcgggcatgtctgaagcggaccatgcaaacgcgtccagatgccgctcaatcaccttggcgatctggtcctggagctcaacctccagggatctacccagcttgaagatctttcccccgatttctctctcgagccactgctcgacgggttttggtctggtttctctggcgatcaccgccctggcgattcccagttctctcgcttcctcagggcgattccttgcctcttcctcctccagaccagcgttcccctccccaAGCTcggcgtccaccatctccacgtcccttccggtggtctcttctgttaccgtcgatctgggcttcacaccaggaggtggggtggttgttacgtaactcaccgatctcttgtttttcaggctattctcatagcacttcttcgcttccttctgatcggatttgatggtgataaccaccccctccatggacggcaaattcaccttcatgtgccgggtcgacggtatggcacctatcctgttgagcgtgggtcttcccaataggatgttgtatgctgaaggagcgtttacaacaagatatttgatttttcccgttcttgaacccgccacatctgtaaacgttgtcctcaactctatgtaccccctgacctccacctggtcaccagcgaaaccatacaaacaccctccatagggcctcagctggtcaaggggcagctccaactgcgtgaaagtcggccaaaacatcacgtctgccgagcttccttggtccaccagcaccctgtggacctttcttcccgctgttatcaacgaaattactatgggatcgttgtcatgaggcacaacatccctaagatcttgcttggtgaaggtaatatccacttccggcgagtggtcttcaaacatatccaccgtcatcacagacctcgcgtacctcttccactgtgatgcggtgcatccacctcctgagaaaccccctgcaatggtgtggatttctccgtgcgtaggcatctcgtgctgctgaacctcagcacctgctggttgggagctcgacgcgccccccgaacttctatccagcaaatagtcgtttaggaacccgctcttaaccagatcatcgagctgataccctaatgccaagcacgagtccactgtatggccaaagccctggtgaaactcacaccaggcgtctggctttggttccagcaccttgtcgcccaccttttctggcgccttcaacctagcagatatattgggaatggcgatcaggtccgccaatcccatgacaaacttgtgcttaggcgggcgattgtattcccggcgtgttggttgctggcgtccttggcccctgcccttgttcttccttggatcatagggatggcgagtcctctgatccctcctggccgccgctgtctccagcaccctctgtggctggatcctggtctgggcgcgtggcctagtgggggccacgcttcctcttttctcagcgacttcactttcatcggcgatgtgggccaccgcaagtcgcctaacctcagcaaacgtggcggggtgagccctaatcagcgcctcgcagaatggtcctggcagcacacccttcttaaatgcatataccagcatttcctcatctttagccggcgatctgaccatctgcgccccaaagcgattcaagtagtccctgagggactctccctggtactgccttatatcaaacaggtcgtaagacaccctgggcggtgccttattcacgatgtactgctcgacgaaaatcttcgagaactgttggaaattggtaatgtgaccgttaggcaggctcacaaaccattccagcgccgttccctggagcgtgctcacgaacatcttgcaatacacggcgtctgatctccctgacagcatcatctgcgtatggaacgtggtgagatgagcctctggatcctccacgccggtaaaaacggCCTTGACAAGTACcacactcgtaggaataggcgtgtcagtaatcgcctgaacgaaaggcatggggaacacacgaggcggcgtcgacggcgcgacctcttcagctacaggacgcccttgctgctcctgaagagcttgacgcagctcctcagtcaccttgctaagctcatcatttctggcgcgagaggcggccaggtcctcatgcattctcgcctgttctatgcgcgaggcttccacagtcgcctgcgacgagcgcataatctctgccatctgcgccatggtcatggcggcggcgccttcagcagcgacgggcgcaactggacttgaacgattgcttctcatttttctcatgaaacttgacgaatcacagaatgcagcgaacaacacttacttaagctacgatcgattcagcaaTCAATCGGTAAAAACTGCGCCAAACTCcacaagaaaactcaagaacaccgcaaaacctccaaagaaacctgcaactccaccagaaaccaccgcttctcctaCGGATAACacaacgagccaaagaactcaaacttcaccgaataaatctcgcgtaaacagcagaaaacctcacttcaccgaacaaaaacccgaacgaacggtggaaaacgcgaaatcaccgaacaaatctcaaatgAACAGCGGacagtggttgcaccagcacacaaccacgcagaaaactacgaaaaccttcaagaactcacgttgtggatgggaacaggttttacacggccccacggtgggcgcctgatgatcctgcctgttgaccagaacgttggaacttgcctcgtcaaacttggatcgacgtgtgcaccgcttctacctccgtccttcgtcgcgatccacctcaagaacctgcaaaagaacagagcggcgccgctgcgaccgatcgcactccaacgcccaagtcagtgaccgaaccaccaaatactaagagcaataacactcaagaactctcaaggaaccgtgcaatgttctctctcacagtatgctcaagaactcgtaagcgtaaagagtataatctgaacgtgcgtacctcgaaagttcattgggaaacccttaaatacctggccactttctctctcctggcagttacgcagctggacacgtggctcgcatccagtcgtacacgtgccatcatctggagcctccttgacttgagCGCTgattctgactctcttttggctaagttacttatgcatggtactgcccagtgcatagctaacttgggagtgtgatctctactggaactggcgagttagggcgccttcgtacaccttccctgtggtctcgccggccgccttcataatctgcaccaccttcatctctggcgatgtgcttgctctggcgatctccaatcacttggtcgcctgagtttacatctggcgacttcatctttaacccggtgatcgccggttctggtatgctggagattggaacatgccaacttaataactggcgacttcacgagacccccgacttccttcccttctgccaacctggcgccttgtcaacacgcctatactgtagctggatgccacgtcatcacttccgactaccagggcggtacatacACACTcagtgtttctttgccctaatactaacttgagcgtcgaagtgcaaacggccgctagggcgcccctttgtctttgcaggtgagaggtttcttgatcaagaaggcaCAATTCTCAGGAAAGATCAAAGGGCCAAAGCACCTGTTAGGAGTCAAACGGCGAAgggagtcaaccggcaagaacatttggcgcccaccgtggggcccgttaAATCAAGGTCCCACCCGCAATCATGTTAGGAGTCTTTACCAGCAATATGAGGAGTACGGGCAAGCAACTGCTGGATCCGCAGGAATTGTGCCCCCCGGAGGGGACAACGTTACCACACATCAAATCTTGGACACTATGCGTGCACTCTAAGAAAAAGTGGCGGCATCACGAGTGGACAATGCAGAACTACGCAAAGCTAATGAAGAACTGTGTAGGGATTTACAACAAGTAGGGGAGCGCGCGACGAACGAACGTGCCGCACCCGTACCACTTAAGCCACGTCCCATGCCGTTCTCACGAGCGATCATGAATGTCGGGTTGCCAACAACGTCTCTCGGCCCGAAAATCTCCTTCACAGGAGTAGAGGACCTAGAGGCCCATCTcccggcgttccacacccagatgatgcttacAGGAGGATCTGACgtcgtgtactgcaagatgctTATGAGCACACTGTCAGGCGCGGCGTTAGAACGGTTCGTTAGCCTTCCCAACGAACACATCACCAACTTTGACAAGTTTGCAACGCTGTTTAGAGAACAGTACCTTGTTAACAAGGCGCTCACCCGACTTTCTTATGATGTTTTCGACGTCAaacagtaccaaggggagtccatGAAGGACTACCTGAACAGGTTTGGGGTCCAAGTGGTGAGATTGAAGCCCACTGATGAGGCCATGATAGTGCATGCCTTTGTCAAGGGAATGCTGTCGAGACCTTTCAGTGAGTCACTTCTAAGGTTCTATCTAAAGACCTTCACAAAGATTAGACGTCGTAAGCTAGCACACATCGCCGCAGATGATCGAGTGACACAGAAACAAGGTCTTGTCGGTCCTACCCGACCTCGAGCAGCGACACGACCTCCACCTATGAGGGTGCACGAGGCGGCCACAGAGAAAAAGGGGGCAGGAAAGCCCTACGAGCGAACCCAGATGGAAACACGCGCGCGAAGAGACCCATCCCCGAAGCATAACTTTTGAGTGGAGCTCAAGGAATTGATCGCTCTTCCGAACACCGGCAAAACTGAAGGTACGCGCAAAGACCGACAGGAAGatggggcccaacaagaacgcttgGTACGAGTTTCACCAAGCAAATGGGCACTACATACGCAATTTCCTGTCCCTGAGCCGGTGAAAAGCGGTTTCTTAAAAGATTATCTTCAAGAGCAGCAGGACGACCAGACGTTGGTGACTTGAGAGGtggatcaggggcacgaggtgcctatccacggggaggtAAACACCATCTCAGGAGGATTCTCGGAGGAGGATGCACTGCCTCCCAGAAAAGAAGTACGCACGAGATGTGATGGCGGTGGAGGTGCAACAAGTAGACCAGATACCCGATGtcgaccttgtcttcaccaaAGCCGACCTCCAGGACATCGTGCCTCATGATAATGATCCAGTAGTAATTTCCCTAGTCACAacaggaaggaaggtgcactgcgtcctcgtggaccaagggagctcggctgatgtgatgttctggacgACTTTCAACCAGTTGCAGCTGTCTACGGACTACTTACTGCCCTGCACCAAATGTTtgtgttcccgccggttgaccagggtcgtctttgcgcgtggcttgtccttgcgagctagggcaccttcgttatgctccgtctgtgatacctgaaaagaagtgaacaaagggacgccctcgcgaccgtttgtactccgacgatcaagtcagctagcgagaaacattaaaggtgacacaccctctgaaggtggtcgaaaactATACTGAATAAccaaactgtgttgccctaatcgtcttgtgctcacagtgggtgcacaacgaaaacaactagggtttgtgctctgtgtaaaactgcgagaattaggtcaaaactcggatcccttttcaaatgccccaaggtccctttttatacatctctcgtgtttaaaacgcgttaaagcgcattgaaagtgtataaaaatattccttggaacgttcgaatcttaactgaattaacgcgtaccttggcaaactttcactgaaatatttaatgagcacgtgcttattgccacgtgctcttctgacttgatcgttattctgcgcagcgggtcccacagcgccgcaacccaacttagggttattccattgcgtgagccctctttcctcgaagtgcttctggcgcgtggggtgacttcctgggtgccaactcacgcgccccaacctctagttaCTCTCCccgggagtgtatctaccttcctcttgCGCCATGCACCTGGTTCACCCCTGAGCTtgaccctctcatgggtcgtatctgctCCGGGGGTCTCCTTGAGGTGGCGCGGGTACTTCACGAAtgaggttactccctactggtactagaactatggccttgaagccaccctTCTCGTctctttgttactgttctgaATTTTCGAGGTGCGAGGCCTCCTTGCGATGCCTTAGCTTGGCTATGTctttatcttggcgacgccttagcCTGGCAACGCCTTTGTTTGGCGACGCCTTtatttggcgacgcctttcttaggcgacgccttaacgAGGCGATGCCTCCTACTGGCGACGTCCTAACCTGGCGATGCCTCAAGCAGTCAACCTGTtgaatttctttccttctttggGGCCCTCGAGCGatcccaccatatgttgactttgactttggcgttgactttggtcaacgcccagggacggtacacaagccccccagtcttgagctaaTAACTTGTTTTCAGAGAAAAGACTAAGGTTTCGCCCTATTGTCCACGTGGCAttctgatgacgtgtcattctctgatCAGCTGACGTGACATGCTTTGTATGGCGGATGTGACATGCCTTCGAGTGTTCTGACGATGTGACCTTTTCTGAGCTAGAAAGTTGACGCTTTGGGTCATGCCCTCATCTCTTCACACGTGGCTCAATCGCACGGCCAGCGCTTGGTGCCCTTTGCGCTTCAAGTTAGCGCTTAATCCTTCGACACGTGTGCCATCCAATGGCTGAGGGTgcgtgtcgctagcgcttcttcGAGTTAACGTTATAACCTTTCAAAAAAATGTGCGCTTAGAGCACTGTTTcatcacttctcatttctctcatATTGTTCACCTTCTTCTCCGAAACTTTCTCTGCATTCTTTCTTCGCACCCCACCCTTCATTAACCCGATCActcaaaggtacggtttttcttCTTCGATGACTCCTTCTCTCTACTGTATTGCCCTTGTAACTGCCTGGGATTGTTTATATTCTCTGGATTTCTGTGTTTTACTTGTTTTCTTCGTTTTTTTCCCGGTTCTTTTCCTTTCcgcgtgggtagggttttcTTCCCCCTTTGCTTCTTCGAGCCCTCTTTGCTgaaccttttccttttcttctttcttcagctcttcatcCATCCATGGCGCGAACAAAAATAACACCCAATCCCCCTCCCCCAAGTGCTCACTACAAGGCCCTCTATTCATGGGCTTCCGAAGAGCTATTGAACAAATGCACCAAACTGACCACTGTTGAAGACGTAGAGAATCACCTGGGTGACTTGCggttgtacaactttaactccTTCTACAAAAAACACGATTCTCATATCTCTATTCGCCATGGCACCCCTGGGGAGCCAGTTTGTGTGGACGACAGGTCCAATGGGGGAAAGCCTTTCTTTTTCCTCTACCAAGCGGTATTCAAATGCATTGGTCTGCGTCGCCCATTCAcacccttcgagagggagctgctcaCAGAGGTCAACGTAGCCCCTGCCCAACTACATCCgaacagctgggccttcgtaAGGGCCTTCCAAATCTTGTGTGAGTACCTGGGCATCCCACCATCAGTGGATGTTTTCCTCCACTTCTTTGAAGTAAAAAAGCAAGGGAAAAGtctctgggtgagcttttccgGGGTCGCTAGCAGGATCCTCTtcaccctcttccaaaactccttcaaAGGTTGGAAGGGCAACTTTTTCAGGGTGTGTTGCGCCAAGCACGATCCTACAGCCCTGGATGGCTTTCCCTTATATTGGACGGAGAAACCCAATCCCATCAAACCTAAGTCTCTAGATGAGTTGGCCTCTGCTGACAGGGAGGTCTGTGTGGCGTTGGCTGGCTTGAAAGTCGTCTTCCACACCCCAACATTAATTTCTCGCGAATTTAAGGCCAACACCCTCTCTGCATACTTTGATAGGGAGTCTCGTCCTTTACTTGTTTTCTTCATATCTGATTCTTAGTTGTGCTTCTCTCCAATTATTGTGATCAATGTTTGTCCGCTTTGTAAATTTACTTTGGTAGTAGAATTGAATCATGTGCCTGGTTCTGAGTTCAAATATTGATTCCATGCTTTTATGTATCGCCATATACATTTGATACTTCCCCCCTAACTAACCTTTGTTGCTTGTTTGCCTTAGGGCAGCATCGGTGATGGATTCTGCAACAAGGGCTGAATTGGCTAGGTCTTTCAAGGCTCG
Encoded here:
- the LOC137835283 gene encoding uncharacterized protein → MNVGLPTTSLGPKISFTGVEDLEAHLPAFHTQMMLTGGSDVVYCKMLMSTLSGAALERFVSLPNEHITNFDKFATLFREQYLVNKALTRLSYDVFDVKQYQGESMKDYLNRFGVQVVRLKPTDEAMIVHAFVKGMLSRPFSESLLRFYLKTFTKIRRRKLAHIAADDRVTQKQGLVGPTRPRAATRPPPMRVHEAATEKKGAGKPYERTQMETRARRDPSPKHNF